A section of the Streptomyces sp. NBC_01408 genome encodes:
- a CDS encoding non-ribosomal peptide synthetase, which produces MSPNASDQDTAHGPAAVRLPLSAAQRDIWMAHGLDASGCRYNIAEYREILGALDAGLFARCWYQLAREADALRLRGTGADGDGGLWQLLHSEPAGRELELLDLSGAEDPGGAARTRMAAELARPFDLAGDWLTRHLLIRAGASEEGEERWFYFHAFHHLAIDGMGVALLDRRLVELYERASAGEPWGPSPFGSLAEVLAEDAAYRSSPEAAADRAHWTVHLAGLPQTPRLGEGRTGGAPVWGELPFVRRTVVLPPVRAERLRDAARAHRAPWTMLLIALVAAYVHRVSGEPELVLGLPVTGRRTEAARRTPGMQSNVVPLRVPVEADGTLAGLLASVVTETRQGLRHQRTRYEDICRDLGLGEGERRIAAPLVNIMAFTPGMRFCGFPTTQHNLSNGPVEDLAVGVYDLGPEGGLRIDFDAAGEVCDLAAVAGHQDRFVRFVEAALEDLGLPLSEVELLGEAERRQVLEEWTGTRADIDEDTLADRFEEQARLRPDARALLFEDTELSYGELNARANRLARHLAEQGLGRGHLAGILLDRGIDFAVALLAVVKTGAGYALLDPEFPDERLTGTAHDAALHTLITDTGHRGRIAGPWATVVVDEERAAVAAQDPGNPGAELTPSDVACVMFTSGSTGRPKGILSTHRNLVSTLTAQTYATFGPTETFLQCSPVSWDAFSLEFWGALLHGGTTVLQPGQRPEPALIAHLAQQHHVTMLQLSSSLFNYLTDEHPDTFTTTRTAYTGGEPASPTHVQRLHELHPHLTITNGYGPAESMGFTTTHTTNPTHPTEGPLPIGRPLTNKHAYVLDTHLNPTPPGTTGEIYLTGHGLAHGYLTQPTTTATHFIPHPYGPPGTRLYRTGDQAHWDTHGNLHYTGRTDTQIKIRGFRIEPTEIETTLTTHPHLTQATLVHTTHLIAYVTAVPGTAPTNASLKAWLRERLPEHMVPEQFAVLDRLPLTPNGKIDKRALPAVEPPLTSGGRQPRTELEEIVRTLVTEVLGSPVPLSIDDSFFDHGGHSLLAARLTHRITTTLGITLTLRDVFQHPTPATLARLIGAASGGPVLPPLTRAGQRPERLPLSFAQQRLWLVAGLGGEGTSYNVPMTVRLDGDLDVDALRAAFGDLVARHEPLRTRFTTADGDPYQVVGPPAPPFFEVRAVAPDALDDALLAAARHSFDLGAEDPLRVTLLRTGARSYALLVLLHHIATDGLSLRPLFADLSAAYAARLAGNAPGPAPLPVDYADYALWQRSALTGPPLKEQLGYWKTALAGLPEELGLIHDRPRPPVAGQRGGAVTVDFGPELHKRVLELARAERCTPFMVLQAALAGTLTRLGAGTDIPLGSPVAGRPEEALSGLVGFFVNTLVLRTDTSGNPTFRELLGRVRAADLDAFAHQEAPFDLVLEAVNPVRSLARHPLFQVCLALEAGPAPAPELPGVRAGAAEPLATGAVKFDLEFLLRSEEGTGLTGAVLYRSDLYERATVERMTAMLRRTLEQVVARPELPLSEVELLGEAERRQVLEEWTGTRADIGQDTLADRFEEQARLRPDARALLFEDTELSYGELNARANRLARHLAAQGLGRGHLAGILLDRGIDFAVALLAVVKTGAGYALLDPEFPDERLTGTAHDAALHTLITDTGHRGRVSGPWSTTLTDRDRELIAGQEDLDLSVPLSPADVACVMFTSGSTGRPKGILSSHRNLLSTLTAQTYATFGPTETFLQCSPVSWDAFSLEFWGALLHGGTTILQGGQRPEPALIAHLAQQHHVTMLQLSSSLFNYLTDEHPDTFTTTRTAYTGGEPASPTHVQRLHELHPHLTITNGYGPAESMGFTTTHTTNPTHPTEGPLPIGRPLTNKHAYVLDTHLNPTPPGTTGEIYLTGHGLAHGYLTQPTTTATHFIPHPYGPPGTRLYRTGDQAHWDTHGNLHYTGRTDTQIKIRGFRIEPTEIETTLTTHPHLTQATLVHTTHLIAYVTAVPGTAPTNASLKAWLRERLPEHMVPEQFAVLDRLPLTPNGKIDKRALPAVEPPLTSGGRQPRTELEEIVRTLVTEVLGSPVPLSIDDSFFDHGGHSLLAARLTHRITTTLGITLTLRDVFQHPTPATLAQHIETQLRSGRPAPRRARPALRRRTDQERSSS; this is translated from the coding sequence ATGTCCCCCAACGCGTCCGACCAGGACACCGCGCACGGGCCGGCCGCTGTGCGGCTGCCCCTGTCCGCCGCGCAGCGCGACATCTGGATGGCCCACGGCCTGGACGCCTCGGGCTGCCGCTACAACATCGCGGAGTACCGGGAGATCCTGGGCGCGCTCGACGCGGGGCTGTTCGCCCGGTGCTGGTACCAACTGGCCCGTGAGGCAGACGCACTACGGCTGCGCGGCACCGGAGCGGACGGGGACGGCGGCCTGTGGCAGCTGCTGCACTCCGAACCGGCGGGCAGGGAACTGGAGTTGCTCGACCTCAGCGGCGCGGAGGACCCCGGCGGGGCGGCCCGTACCCGGATGGCGGCGGAGCTGGCCCGGCCCTTCGACCTGGCGGGCGACTGGCTGACCCGGCACCTGCTCATCAGGGCGGGTGCGAGCGAGGAGGGCGAGGAGCGGTGGTTCTACTTCCACGCCTTCCACCACCTGGCCATCGACGGCATGGGAGTCGCCCTGCTCGACCGCCGGCTCGTCGAGCTGTACGAGCGGGCCTCGGCCGGGGAGCCCTGGGGGCCGAGTCCCTTCGGCTCGCTGGCGGAGGTGCTGGCGGAGGACGCGGCGTACCGGTCCTCCCCGGAGGCGGCCGCGGACCGCGCCCACTGGACCGTGCACCTCGCCGGGCTCCCGCAGACCCCGCGGCTGGGCGAGGGCCGGACGGGCGGGGCCCCGGTGTGGGGCGAACTGCCCTTCGTGCGGCGGACGGTGGTGCTGCCGCCCGTCCGGGCGGAACGGTTGCGGGACGCGGCCCGCGCCCACCGGGCGCCGTGGACGATGCTGTTGATCGCGCTGGTCGCGGCCTACGTGCACCGCGTCAGCGGGGAGCCCGAGCTGGTGCTGGGACTGCCGGTGACCGGCCGGCGGACGGAGGCGGCGCGCCGCACGCCCGGCATGCAGTCGAACGTCGTACCGCTGCGGGTACCGGTGGAGGCGGACGGGACGCTGGCCGGTCTGCTGGCCTCGGTGGTCACCGAGACCCGGCAGGGACTGCGGCACCAGCGGACGCGGTACGAGGACATCTGCCGGGACCTGGGCCTCGGCGAAGGTGAGCGGCGGATCGCGGCGCCGCTGGTCAACATCATGGCGTTCACGCCGGGGATGCGGTTCTGCGGCTTCCCGACCACGCAGCACAACCTGAGCAACGGGCCGGTGGAGGATCTCGCGGTCGGCGTCTACGACCTCGGGCCGGAGGGCGGACTGCGGATCGACTTCGACGCGGCGGGCGAGGTGTGCGACCTCGCGGCGGTGGCCGGGCACCAGGACCGGTTCGTACGGTTCGTGGAGGCGGCGCTGGAGGACCTGGGACTGCCGTTGTCGGAGGTGGAGCTGCTGGGGGAGGCCGAGCGGCGGCAGGTGCTGGAGGAGTGGACGGGCACCCGGGCCGACATCGACGAGGACACGCTGGCCGACCGGTTCGAGGAACAGGCCCGCCTACGGCCCGACGCCCGGGCCCTGCTCTTCGAAGACACCGAGCTTTCCTACGGGGAGCTGAACGCCCGCGCCAACCGGCTCGCCCGCCACCTCGCCGAACAGGGCCTGGGCCGCGGCCACCTCGCCGGGATCCTGCTGGACCGCGGCATCGACTTCGCCGTAGCCCTCCTCGCCGTCGTCAAAACCGGCGCCGGATACGCCCTGCTGGACCCGGAGTTCCCCGACGAACGCCTCACCGGCACCGCACACGACGCCGCCCTCCACACCCTGATCACCGACACCGGGCACCGGGGGCGGATCGCCGGCCCGTGGGCGACCGTCGTGGTGGACGAGGAGCGGGCTGCGGTCGCCGCGCAGGATCCGGGGAATCCGGGAGCGGAGCTCACGCCGTCGGACGTGGCGTGCGTGATGTTCACCTCCGGCTCCACCGGCCGGCCCAAGGGAATCCTCTCCACCCACCGGAACCTCGTCTCCACCCTCACCGCCCAGACCTACGCCACCTTCGGCCCCACCGAAACCTTCCTCCAATGCTCACCCGTCTCCTGGGACGCCTTCAGCCTCGAATTCTGGGGAGCACTCCTCCACGGCGGAACCACCGTCCTGCAACCAGGACAACGCCCCGAACCCGCACTCATCGCACACCTCGCACAACAGCACCACGTCACGATGCTCCAACTCTCCTCCAGCCTCTTCAACTACCTCACCGACGAACACCCCGACACCTTCACCACCACCCGGACCGCCTACACAGGCGGCGAACCCGCCTCCCCCACCCACGTACAACGACTGCACGAACTCCACCCGCACCTGACCATCACCAACGGCTACGGCCCCGCCGAATCCATGGGCTTCACCACCACCCACACCACCAACCCCACTCACCCCACCGAAGGCCCACTCCCCATCGGCCGCCCCCTCACCAACAAACACGCCTACGTCCTCGACACCCACCTCAACCCCACCCCACCCGGCACCACCGGAGAGATCTACCTCACCGGCCACGGCCTCGCCCACGGCTACCTCACCCAACCCACCACCACCGCAACCCACTTCATCCCCCACCCCTACGGACCCCCCGGCACCCGCCTCTACCGCACCGGCGACCAAGCCCACTGGGACACCCACGGAAACCTCCACTACACCGGCCGCACCGACACCCAAATCAAAATCCGCGGCTTCCGCATCGAACCCACCGAAATCGAAACCACCCTCACCACCCACCCCCACCTCACCCAAGCCACCCTCGTCCACACCACTCACCTGATCGCCTACGTCACCGCCGTCCCGGGAACCGCCCCGACCAACGCCTCCCTGAAGGCCTGGCTGCGCGAGCGGCTGCCCGAGCACATGGTTCCGGAGCAGTTCGCCGTCCTCGACCGGCTGCCGCTGACCCCCAACGGCAAGATCGACAAGCGCGCCCTGCCGGCTGTCGAACCCCCGTTGACCAGCGGCGGGCGCCAGCCGCGCACCGAGCTGGAGGAGATCGTCCGGACCCTGGTCACCGAGGTCCTGGGCTCCCCCGTGCCGCTGTCGATCGATGACAGCTTCTTCGACCACGGCGGCCACTCCCTCCTCGCCGCCCGCCTCACCCACCGCATCACCACCACCCTCGGCATCACCCTCACCCTCCGCGACGTCTTCCAGCACCCCACCCCCGCCACCCTCGCCCGCCTGATCGGCGCGGCCTCCGGCGGGCCCGTCCTGCCCCCGCTCACCCGGGCCGGGCAGCGGCCGGAGCGGCTGCCGCTGTCCTTCGCCCAGCAGCGCCTGTGGCTGGTGGCCGGACTCGGCGGCGAGGGGACCTCGTACAACGTCCCGATGACGGTCCGGCTCGACGGTGATCTGGACGTCGACGCGCTGCGCGCCGCCTTCGGTGATCTCGTCGCCCGCCACGAGCCGCTGCGTACGCGCTTCACCACGGCGGACGGGGACCCGTACCAAGTCGTCGGCCCGCCCGCGCCGCCCTTCTTCGAGGTGCGGGCCGTCGCCCCCGACGCGCTCGACGACGCCCTGCTCGCGGCGGCCCGGCACTCCTTCGACCTCGGCGCCGAGGACCCGTTGCGGGTCACGCTCTTGCGGACCGGCGCGCGCTCCTACGCCCTCCTCGTCCTCCTGCACCACATCGCCACCGACGGGCTGTCGCTGCGCCCGCTCTTCGCGGACCTGTCCGCCGCCTACGCCGCCCGCCTCGCCGGGAACGCCCCCGGCCCGGCGCCCCTGCCCGTCGACTACGCCGACTACGCGCTCTGGCAGCGCTCGGCGCTGACGGGACCCCCGCTGAAGGAGCAACTCGGCTACTGGAAGACGGCGTTGGCCGGTCTGCCGGAGGAGCTCGGGCTGATCCACGACCGTCCGCGCCCGCCCGTCGCCGGGCAGCGCGGCGGGGCGGTCACGGTGGACTTCGGCCCCGAACTGCACAAGCGGGTACTGGAGCTGGCGCGCGCCGAGCGGTGCACCCCCTTCATGGTGCTCCAGGCCGCGCTCGCCGGGACGCTGACCCGGCTGGGCGCGGGGACCGACATCCCCCTCGGCTCGCCGGTCGCCGGCCGGCCGGAGGAGGCCCTCTCCGGTCTGGTGGGCTTCTTCGTCAACACCCTGGTGCTGCGTACCGACACCTCCGGGAACCCGACGTTCCGCGAGTTGCTCGGCCGGGTCCGCGCCGCCGACCTGGATGCCTTCGCCCATCAGGAGGCCCCGTTCGACCTGGTGCTGGAGGCCGTGAACCCCGTCCGCTCCCTGGCCCGGCACCCGCTGTTCCAGGTGTGCCTGGCGCTGGAGGCCGGTCCGGCGCCGGCCCCGGAGCTGCCGGGTGTGCGGGCGGGGGCCGCGGAACCGCTGGCGACGGGTGCGGTCAAGTTCGACCTGGAGTTCCTGCTGCGCTCCGAGGAGGGAACGGGGCTGACGGGTGCGGTGCTCTACCGCTCCGACCTGTACGAGCGGGCCACCGTCGAGCGGATGACCGCCATGCTCCGGCGCACCCTGGAGCAGGTCGTCGCCCGGCCGGAGCTGCCGTTGTCGGAGGTGGAGCTGCTGGGGGAGGCCGAGCGGCGGCAGGTGCTGGAGGAGTGGACGGGCACCCGGGCCGACATCGGCCAGGACACCCTGGCCGACCGGTTCGAGGAACAGGCCCGCCTACGGCCCGACGCCCGGGCCCTGCTCTTCGAAGACACCGAGCTTTCCTACGGGGAGCTGAACGCCCGCGCCAACCGGCTCGCCCGCCACCTCGCCGCACAGGGCCTGGGCCGCGGACACCTCGCCGGGATCCTGCTGGACCGCGGCATCGACTTCGCCGTAGCCCTCCTCGCCGTCGTCAAAACCGGCGCCGGATACGCCCTGCTGGACCCGGAGTTCCCCGACGAACGCCTCACCGGCACCGCACACGACGCCGCCCTCCACACCCTGATCACCGACACCGGGCACCGGGGGCGGGTGAGCGGCCCATGGAGCACGACGCTGACCGACAGGGACCGGGAGCTGATCGCGGGCCAGGAGGACCTCGACCTCTCTGTCCCGCTGTCGCCCGCGGATGTGGCGTGCGTGATGTTCACCTCCGGCTCCACCGGCCGGCCCAAGGGAATCCTCTCCTCCCACCGGAACCTCCTCTCCACCCTCACCGCCCAGACCTACGCCACCTTCGGCCCCACCGAAACCTTCCTCCAATGCTCACCCGTCTCCTGGGACGCCTTCAGCCTCGAATTCTGGGGAGCACTCCTCCACGGCGGAACCACCATCCTCCAAGGCGGACAACGCCCCGAACCCGCACTCATCGCACACCTCGCACAACAGCACCACGTCACGATGCTCCAACTCTCCTCCAGCCTCTTCAACTACCTCACCGACGAACACCCCGACACCTTCACCACCACCCGGACCGCCTACACAGGCGGCGAACCCGCCTCCCCCACCCACGTACAACGACTGCACGAACTCCACCCGCACCTGACCATCACCAACGGCTACGGCCCCGCCGAATCCATGGGCTTCACCACCACCCACACCACCAACCCCACTCACCCCACCGAAGGCCCACTCCCCATCGGCCGCCCCCTCACCAACAAACACGCCTACGTCCTCGACACCCACCTCAACCCCACCCCACCCGGCACCACCGGAGAGATCTACCTCACCGGCCACGGCCTCGCCCACGGCTACCTCACCCAACCCACCACCACCGCAACCCACTTCATCCCCCACCCCTACGGACCCCCCGGCACCCGCCTCTACCGCACCGGCGACCAAGCCCACTGGGACACCCACGGAAACCTCCACTACACCGGCCGCACCGACACCCAAATCAAAATCCGCGGCTTCCGCATCGAACCCACCGAAATCGAAACCACCCTCACCACCCACCCCCACCTCACCCAAGCCACCCTCGTCCACACCACTCACCTGATCGCCTACGTCACCGCCGTCCCGGGAACCGCCCCGACCAACGCCTCCCTGAAGGCCTGGCTGCGCGAGCGGCTGCCCGAGCACATGGTTCCGGAGCAGTTCGCCGTCCTCGACCGGCTGCCGCTGACCCCCAACGGCAAGATCGACAAGCGCGCCCTGCCGGCTGTCGAACCCCCGTTGACCAGCGGCGGGCGCCAGCCGCGCACCGAGCTGGAGGAGATCGTCCGGACCCTGGTCACCGAGGTCCTGGGCTCCCCCGTGCCGCTGTCGATCGATGACAGCTTCTTCGACCACGGCGGCCACTCCCTCCTCGCCGCCCGCCTCACCCACCGCATCACCACCACCCTCGGCATCACCCTCACCCTCCGCGACGTCTTCCAGCACCCCACCCCCGCCACCCTCGCCCAGCACATCGAGACCCAGCTGCGGTCCGGCCGGCCCGCGCCCCGGCGGGCCAGGCCCGCCCTGCGCCGCCGCACCGACCAGGAACGGAGTTCCTCATGA
- a CDS encoding thioesterase II family protein, which yields MSHDQYPVFTPAPDDVVWDLPGEGPQRTSLLVLPHAGGNAHAYSEWRSHLPADVRLLIGQYPGRGARFAEDLPRDIADLAGPVVAALPAGSTDDLVVLGHSMGSLVAFEVVRALEAAGRAPRALIASACRAPFLANPCAVHPERLSDDALVAAIKERGGTDDGILDEPELREIILPAIRADFAIDDVYRCEESAARVTCPVTVIGGDADPVAPAASLDRWAQITDARFSSYVLPGGHFYFQRQLPEFFAVVASVVDGHTTASV from the coding sequence ATGAGCCACGACCAGTACCCGGTCTTCACCCCCGCCCCCGACGACGTCGTCTGGGACCTGCCGGGCGAGGGCCCGCAGCGCACCTCGCTGCTGGTCCTGCCGCACGCCGGCGGCAATGCCCACGCGTACTCCGAGTGGCGCTCCCACCTCCCGGCCGACGTACGGCTCCTCATCGGCCAGTACCCGGGCCGCGGCGCGCGCTTCGCCGAGGACCTGCCGCGGGACATTGCCGACCTGGCCGGACCGGTGGTGGCCGCCCTGCCCGCCGGGAGCACCGACGACCTGGTGGTGCTGGGCCACAGCATGGGCTCGCTCGTCGCCTTCGAGGTGGTACGGGCCCTGGAGGCGGCCGGCCGGGCACCGCGGGCCCTCATCGCCTCGGCCTGCCGCGCCCCGTTCCTGGCCAACCCGTGCGCCGTGCACCCGGAGCGGCTGAGCGACGACGCACTGGTCGCCGCCATCAAGGAGCGGGGCGGCACCGACGACGGGATCCTCGACGAGCCGGAGCTGCGGGAGATCATCCTCCCGGCCATCCGCGCGGACTTCGCCATCGACGACGTGTACCGGTGCGAGGAGTCCGCGGCCCGGGTGACGTGCCCGGTGACGGTGATCGGCGGGGACGCCGACCCGGTCGCCCCGGCCGCCTCGCTGGACCGCTGGGCGCAGATCACCGACGCGCGGTTCTCCTCGTACGTCCTGCCGGGCGGGCACTTCTACTTCCAGCGGCAACTTCCGGAGTTCTTCGCCGTGGTGGCCTCCGTGGTCGACGGGCACACCACCGCCTCCGTCTGA
- a CDS encoding non-ribosomal peptide synthetase, translating into MTAVLPERPRTDAAPGAATDLLARLALAPASRNAVVAGDRELSFGALRAEAMRIADRLAARGIGPESVVALCLPRGADLVSALIGTLTAGAAYLPVDPKLPAERRRYLVEDAGADLVVTADTSGGPLAPGVEHLTVGELTAPGPDSGTGTGTGGRAYVPVTVAGDTLAYVIYTSGSTGRPKGVEIGRAAASALLAELEGAGIAVTEGGRVGWNASPSFDASVQQWVRVCRGDTLVMIDEETRADPALLARLVDEQALTDLDITPSHAEPLLDLLTADGGPRPLTLLIGGEAIGPSLWRRLAEHGAQGVLRTVNLYGPTECTVDSTAGWVSPGEDPHIGGVLPGLRMRVLDEKLNPVEPGGSGELYLAGPRVGRGYRRRPGLTAERFVADLGEGARPRGGRMYRTGDLVRLLPGGRLEYLGRADGQVKLRGFRIELPEIEAALTRLPGIAEAAVVLRDEVHGAPGLVAYYRRAQPPATDPAVSAAALRDGLAAVLPAYMVPAAFVALDRFPTTTNGKLDRSALPAPAAAEPVAPFLARADTETDSGSGSDTDSGSDSDGLTPSQQLIAGVWAAVLGAERVGPEDNFFKLGGHSLLAIKLVSRVRAELGVALPVKAVYANPRLRDLAAHLDTLVAATASQDR; encoded by the coding sequence GTGACCGCAGTCCTCCCCGAGCGCCCCCGCACCGACGCGGCCCCGGGCGCCGCCACCGACCTGCTCGCGAGGCTGGCCCTCGCCCCCGCCTCCCGCAACGCCGTCGTCGCGGGGGACCGCGAGCTGAGCTTCGGTGCGCTGCGCGCCGAGGCGATGCGGATCGCGGACCGGCTCGCCGCGCGCGGCATCGGGCCCGAGAGCGTGGTCGCGCTGTGCCTGCCGCGCGGTGCGGACCTCGTTTCCGCGCTGATCGGAACCCTGACCGCCGGGGCCGCGTACCTGCCCGTGGACCCGAAGCTGCCCGCCGAGCGGCGCCGCTACCTCGTCGAGGACGCGGGCGCCGATCTGGTGGTCACCGCCGACACGTCGGGCGGACCGCTCGCTCCCGGGGTGGAGCACCTGACGGTGGGCGAACTGACCGCGCCGGGCCCCGACTCGGGCACCGGCACGGGCACCGGGGGGCGCGCGTACGTGCCGGTGACCGTGGCGGGCGACACCCTGGCGTACGTCATCTACACCTCCGGCTCCACCGGCCGCCCCAAGGGCGTCGAGATCGGCCGGGCGGCCGCCTCAGCGCTGCTGGCCGAGCTGGAGGGCGCGGGTATCGCGGTCACCGAGGGCGGCCGGGTGGGCTGGAACGCCTCGCCGTCCTTCGACGCGTCGGTGCAGCAGTGGGTACGCGTCTGCCGGGGCGACACCCTGGTGATGATCGACGAAGAGACCCGCGCGGACCCGGCGCTGCTGGCCCGGCTGGTCGACGAGCAGGCCCTGACGGATCTGGACATCACCCCCTCGCACGCCGAGCCGCTGCTGGACCTGCTCACGGCGGACGGCGGCCCGCGCCCACTGACCCTGCTGATCGGCGGCGAGGCGATCGGCCCCTCGCTGTGGCGGCGGCTCGCCGAGCACGGTGCGCAGGGCGTCCTGCGTACGGTGAACCTGTACGGGCCGACCGAGTGCACCGTGGACTCCACGGCCGGCTGGGTCTCCCCGGGCGAGGACCCGCACATCGGGGGTGTGCTGCCCGGGCTGCGGATGCGGGTGCTGGACGAGAAGCTGAACCCGGTGGAACCCGGCGGGAGCGGCGAGCTGTACCTGGCGGGCCCGCGCGTGGGCCGCGGCTACCGGCGCAGGCCGGGCCTGACGGCGGAGCGGTTCGTCGCCGACCTCGGCGAGGGTGCGCGGCCGCGCGGTGGCCGGATGTACCGGACGGGCGACCTGGTGCGGCTGCTGCCGGGCGGCCGGCTGGAGTACCTGGGCCGGGCCGACGGGCAGGTCAAGCTGCGCGGGTTCCGCATCGAACTCCCCGAGATCGAGGCGGCGTTGACGCGACTTCCGGGCATCGCGGAAGCCGCCGTGGTGCTGCGTGACGAGGTGCACGGGGCGCCGGGGCTGGTGGCCTACTACCGCAGGGCGCAGCCGCCCGCCACGGACCCCGCGGTCTCCGCGGCCGCCCTGCGCGACGGGCTCGCCGCCGTGCTGCCCGCGTACATGGTCCCGGCGGCCTTCGTCGCCCTGGACCGCTTCCCGACCACCACCAACGGCAAGCTGGACCGCTCGGCCCTCCCGGCCCCGGCCGCCGCCGAGCCGGTGGCGCCGTTCCTCGCGAGGGCCGACACCGAAACCGACTCCGGCTCCGGCTCCGACACCGACTCCGGCTCCGACTCCGACGGCTTGACCCCTTCGCAGCAGCTGATCGCCGGAGTCTGGGCCGCCGTCCTGGGCGCCGAGCGGGTCGGCCCGGAGGACAACTTCTTCAAGCTGGGCGGCCATTCGCTCCTCGCGATCAAGCTCGTGTCCCGGGTACGCGCCGAACTGGGCGTCGCCCTCCCGGTGAAGGCCGTCTACGCCAACCCCCGCCTGCGCGACCTCGCCGCCCACCTCGACACGCTCGTCGCCGCCACCGCGAGCCAGGACCGCTAA
- a CDS encoding TauD/TfdA family dioxygenase, with translation MTTYADAPAATGITPVREPGKPVVVHTPAGADLETAVTWLTAHRADIQVELHRSGAVLLRGLPVADAASFAAARDALIRQRAGYKEKATPRTDFGEGVFSSTDLPAVQPIRLHNENSYTLDFPGVLLFGCVTAPAEGGATTVGDMREALRLLPAELVERFARAGWLLVRNYSELAGLPWYKTFATEDKGVAQAYCEENTVGYEWVEEDDSMITRQRRSAIVTHPVTGEKTWFNHFAFWNSRTLDPDIREVLVDTYGEDGLPFNTYLGDGTRLTDAEVDAINAVYDRVTVRETWQQGDLMIVDNILCAHGREAYKGDRKILVAMGEPVALADCAPETQPSTTVFAGE, from the coding sequence ATGACCACGTACGCAGACGCCCCCGCCGCAACCGGGATCACCCCGGTCCGTGAGCCCGGCAAGCCCGTCGTCGTCCACACCCCGGCCGGGGCCGACCTGGAGACGGCCGTCACCTGGCTGACCGCCCACCGTGCCGACATCCAGGTCGAGTTGCACCGCAGTGGTGCCGTCCTGCTGCGCGGGCTGCCCGTCGCGGACGCCGCCTCGTTCGCCGCCGCGCGCGACGCCCTGATCCGGCAGCGCGCCGGGTACAAGGAGAAGGCCACCCCGCGTACCGACTTCGGCGAGGGCGTGTTCTCCTCCACCGACCTGCCGGCCGTCCAGCCGATCCGGCTGCACAACGAGAACAGCTACACCCTGGACTTCCCCGGGGTGCTGCTCTTTGGCTGCGTGACCGCCCCCGCCGAGGGCGGCGCCACCACGGTCGGCGATATGCGCGAGGCGCTGCGGCTGCTCCCGGCGGAGCTGGTCGAGCGGTTCGCGCGGGCCGGCTGGCTGCTCGTCCGCAACTACTCGGAACTGGCAGGGCTGCCCTGGTACAAGACCTTCGCGACCGAGGACAAGGGCGTGGCGCAGGCGTACTGCGAGGAGAACACCGTCGGCTACGAGTGGGTCGAGGAGGACGACTCGATGATCACCCGGCAGCGCCGATCGGCGATCGTCACGCACCCGGTGACCGGGGAGAAGACCTGGTTCAACCACTTCGCCTTCTGGAACAGCCGCACCCTGGACCCGGACATCCGCGAGGTGCTCGTGGACACGTACGGGGAGGACGGGCTGCCCTTCAACACCTACCTGGGCGACGGCACCCGGCTCACCGACGCCGAGGTGGACGCGATCAACGCGGTGTACGACCGGGTCACCGTACGGGAGACCTGGCAGCAGGGCGACCTGATGATCGTCGACAACATCCTGTGCGCGCACGGCCGCGAGGCCTACAAGGGCGACCGGAAGATCCTCGTCGCCATGGGCGAGCCGGTCGCGCTGGCCGACTGCGCCCCCGAGACCCAGCCGTCCACCACCGTCTTCGCCGGGGAGTGA